From the genome of Winogradskyella forsetii, one region includes:
- the queA gene encoding tRNA preQ1(34) S-adenosylmethionine ribosyltransferase-isomerase QueA translates to MKLSHFSFDLPDELLAEHPAEHRDESRLMVLNREKQTIEHKQFKDIIDYFDEGDVMIMNDTKVFPARLYGNKEKTGARIEVFLLRELNQDQRLWDVLVDPARKIRIGNKLYFGEDETLVAEVIDNTTSRGRTLRFLYDGSYNDFRTKLTQLGETPLPKYINRDVEPEDEERYQTIYAKNEGAVAAPTAGLHFSRHLLKRLEIKGVKTAEVTLHVGLGTFNPVEVEDLSKHKMDSEEIIISQSAADIVNKGIENKKRVCAVGTTSMRTIESSVSSNGRLNEFEGWTNKFIFPPYEFSIANCMITNFHTPKSTLLMMTSAFAGHDFMKKAYEEAVKEKYKFYSYGDAMLII, encoded by the coding sequence ATGAAATTATCACACTTTAGTTTTGACCTTCCAGACGAATTACTTGCCGAGCATCCTGCAGAACACAGGGATGAATCGCGATTGATGGTGCTTAACAGGGAAAAACAAACTATTGAACACAAACAATTTAAAGATATTATCGATTATTTTGACGAAGGTGATGTGATGATCATGAATGACACTAAGGTGTTTCCTGCGCGATTATATGGTAATAAGGAAAAAACCGGCGCGCGTATCGAGGTGTTTTTATTACGGGAATTAAATCAAGACCAACGGCTTTGGGATGTTTTGGTAGATCCAGCGCGTAAAATCAGAATAGGTAATAAACTTTATTTTGGAGAAGACGAAACCCTAGTTGCTGAGGTTATAGATAACACCACTTCTAGAGGACGAACATTGCGTTTCCTTTACGACGGTTCTTACAACGATTTCAGAACAAAATTAACGCAACTTGGCGAAACCCCATTGCCAAAATATATCAATAGAGACGTAGAACCAGAAGATGAAGAGCGTTATCAAACCATCTATGCAAAGAATGAAGGCGCAGTAGCAGCACCAACAGCGGGTTTGCATTTCTCTAGACATTTGCTAAAACGATTGGAAATCAAAGGCGTAAAAACTGCAGAAGTAACGCTACACGTTGGTTTGGGTACGTTCAACCCTGTTGAGGTAGAGGATTTGTCTAAGCACAAAATGGATAGTGAAGAAATTATTATTTCCCAAAGCGCTGCTGACATTGTAAATAAAGGAATAGAAAACAAAAAACGTGTATGTGCAGTTGGTACAACTTCGATGCGAACCATAGAAAGTTCAGTGTCTTCCAACGGCAGATTAAATGAATTTGAAGGCTGGACCAACAAATTCATCTTTCCACCTTACGAGTTCAGTATTGCGAATTGTATGATTACCAACTTCCACACGCCAAAATCAACCTTGTTGATGATGACGTCGGCTTTCGCAGGTCATGATTTTATGAAAAAAGCTTACGAGGAAGCCGTAAAGGAAAAATACAAGTTTTATTCATATGGTGATGCTATGCTCATTATCTAA
- a CDS encoding 3-phosphoshikimate 1-carboxyvinyltransferase, translating to MRISIQKSKLLNNQSIQITGSKSESNRLLLLKALYPQIQIKNVSNSDDSVLMQKALTSTDELIDIHHAGTAMRFLTAYFSIQNNREVTLTGSSRMKERPIKILVDALNTLGADITYLENDGFAPLKIRGKQLTKNKVTLEANVSSQYISALLLIASKLENGLELTLEGQITSVPYIKMTLSLLDSIGIETNFTENVITVKSQTNKIKSQTLTVESDWSSASYFYSLIALSAIGTEITIASYQEESLQGDSVLANIYNDFGVETRFENNKMTLRKSSTVSRQSSIQLDLKHAPDIAQTIAVTAFGLGLECYMVGLHTLKIKETDRLVALKTELEKLGGEVSITDTTLHLKSSNDIKSNISIATYNDHRMAMAFAPLGLKIPIIIENADVVSKSYPQFWEDLQTIGFNID from the coding sequence ATGCGCATCAGCATCCAAAAATCAAAGCTTCTAAACAACCAAAGTATTCAGATTACAGGATCAAAAAGTGAATCCAATCGCTTGTTGTTGTTAAAAGCTTTGTATCCTCAAATTCAAATTAAGAATGTGTCTAACTCAGATGATTCTGTGTTGATGCAAAAAGCGTTGACTTCAACGGATGAACTCATAGATATTCATCATGCTGGTACAGCCATGCGATTTCTGACGGCCTATTTTTCCATTCAAAATAATAGGGAAGTGACCCTAACAGGGTCGTCGCGTATGAAAGAGCGACCAATTAAAATTCTGGTCGATGCCTTAAATACTTTAGGGGCAGATATCACTTATTTGGAAAACGATGGTTTTGCGCCATTAAAGATTAGAGGTAAACAACTAACAAAAAATAAGGTGACTCTAGAAGCCAATGTCAGTAGCCAATACATTTCGGCATTATTACTCATTGCTTCAAAACTGGAAAACGGATTAGAACTTACTTTAGAAGGTCAAATAACTTCGGTTCCATATATCAAAATGACCTTGAGTTTGTTGGATTCAATAGGCATTGAAACTAATTTTACTGAAAATGTCATTACTGTAAAATCACAAACCAATAAAATCAAATCACAAACTTTAACTGTTGAGTCAGATTGGTCTTCGGCATCCTATTTTTATAGTCTCATTGCATTAAGTGCTATTGGTACTGAAATAACAATAGCATCCTACCAAGAAGAAAGTTTGCAAGGTGATTCTGTTTTAGCGAATATTTATAATGATTTTGGAGTTGAAACACGTTTTGAAAATAATAAAATGACGCTGAGAAAATCGTCAACCGTTAGTCGTCAATCGTCAATACAATTAGATTTAAAGCATGCACCAGACATTGCACAAACTATTGCGGTAACTGCCTTTGGCTTAGGTCTTGAATGTTATATGGTAGGCTTACATACCTTAAAAATTAAGGAAACCGACCGTTTGGTAGCACTCAAAACTGAATTGGAAAAATTAGGAGGCGAAGTTAGTATTACGGATACAACTTTACATTTAAAATCCTCTAATGACATTAAGAGCAACATCTCCATTGCCACATATAACGACCACAGAATGGCCATGGCATTTGCGCCTTTGGGATTAAAAATACCAATTATTATTGAGAACGCTGATGTGGTTAGTAAATCTTATCCGCAATTTTGGGAAGACCTTCAAACAATAGGATTCAATATAGACTAA
- a CDS encoding nucleotide pyrophosphohydrolase produces MNLKNAQKEVDDWINAHGVRYFNELTNMAQLTEEVGEVARIIARRYGEQSEKESDKDKDLGEELSDVMFVVLCLANQTGIDLQEAFDKKMNKKAKRDHDRHHNNEKLK; encoded by the coding sequence ATGAATCTAAAAAACGCACAAAAAGAAGTTGACGACTGGATTAATGCACATGGCGTTCGCTATTTCAATGAACTTACTAATATGGCGCAATTAACCGAAGAAGTTGGAGAAGTGGCTCGCATCATCGCCAGGCGTTATGGTGAGCAAAGCGAAAAGGAAAGCGACAAGGATAAGGATTTAGGTGAGGAACTGTCAGATGTGATGTTTGTTGTTTTGTGTTTAGCAAACCAAACAGGTATTGATCTGCAGGAGGCTTTTGATAAAAAAATGAATAAAAAAGCCAAACGAGACCATGATAGACACCATAATAACGAGAAATTAAAGTAG
- a CDS encoding DUF3857 domain-containing protein encodes MKNLLIIFTIILSANFSNAQNFKFGKVSKDELQEKFHPIDSSSSAAILYRNETISFYYTKNQGFVQQREVHERIKIYNKDGFDWATKKVYLYNGTQQKESLSGLKGFSYNLVGGKIEEDKLKKDGQFEEDNSEFTKISSFTLPNVKVGTVIEYKYKVTSERISIDDIIFQFSIPINKLDIRIATPEYYVYNKQYNLQASYLPKLVVSSENTTIPFEYKINVLTVNEENVPALVDEAYSGNINNYRSKMAMELTAYLNNLKIIEKSFSATWEQVSKTIYDSDNFGGQLRSFSIYKDELEAALTGVEDDFEKAFIVESLVKSKVKWNGNYGKYAQNGVRSAYKDGEGNDADINLMVVSMLRSKGVNANPVVLSTRNNGIPLFPSREGFNYVICSVQKNDEYLLIDATEQYSTNNILPQRVLNWQGRLIEDKDASRWINLQPNISSTESSMLNVTINEDLSVTGKVTKRLTNYLAYFYRNKYTKMIQEDRVKSLEKDKGDIEISGLSVENDKDATQPIMVNYEYELLDGIDEIGDKIYFSPLLFLATKENPFKLEERQYPIDFVIPYSEKSFVNIQLPEGYVVESLPQSTGLEFLDANVKFTYFVKQNGNFLQLKAQLDIFNPLILPENYKDFKNFFSKIVEKQAEQIVLTKA; translated from the coding sequence ATGAAAAATCTACTCATTATTTTCACGATTATCTTAAGCGCTAATTTCAGCAACGCCCAAAATTTTAAATTTGGAAAAGTTTCGAAAGATGAATTACAAGAAAAATTTCATCCTATAGATTCATCTTCGTCCGCGGCCATATTGTACAGAAATGAAACTATTAGTTTTTATTACACAAAAAATCAAGGGTTTGTTCAGCAGAGAGAAGTTCATGAACGCATCAAGATATACAATAAAGACGGTTTTGATTGGGCGACCAAAAAAGTATATTTATATAATGGTACTCAACAGAAAGAGTCTCTTAGTGGCTTAAAAGGGTTTTCGTATAACTTGGTTGGTGGTAAAATAGAAGAAGACAAATTAAAAAAAGATGGTCAATTTGAAGAAGATAATAGTGAGTTTACAAAAATCAGTTCCTTTACATTACCAAACGTTAAAGTAGGTACGGTCATTGAATATAAGTACAAAGTGACCTCTGAAAGAATTAGTATTGATGATATTATTTTTCAATTTAGTATTCCAATAAACAAACTAGATATTAGAATCGCAACACCAGAATACTATGTTTACAATAAGCAGTATAATTTGCAGGCTAGCTATTTGCCTAAATTAGTTGTTTCATCTGAAAATACTACAATCCCGTTTGAATATAAAATAAATGTGTTAACTGTGAATGAGGAAAATGTTCCAGCTCTAGTTGACGAGGCCTATTCAGGTAATATCAACAATTACAGAAGTAAAATGGCTATGGAACTTACAGCCTATTTAAATAATTTAAAAATTATTGAAAAATCATTTTCAGCAACTTGGGAGCAAGTGTCAAAAACCATTTATGATAGTGACAATTTTGGAGGACAATTAAGAAGTTTCAGTATTTATAAGGATGAATTAGAAGCAGCTTTAACTGGTGTGGAAGACGATTTTGAGAAGGCTTTTATAGTTGAAAGCTTAGTTAAGTCTAAGGTAAAGTGGAATGGAAATTATGGGAAGTACGCTCAGAACGGAGTACGCTCTGCTTATAAAGATGGTGAAGGGAATGATGCAGATATTAACTTAATGGTTGTTTCCATGTTGCGTTCCAAAGGGGTAAATGCTAATCCCGTTGTATTAAGCACGAGAAACAATGGAATTCCCCTTTTTCCATCACGAGAAGGGTTTAACTATGTCATTTGTAGTGTTCAAAAAAATGACGAATATTTACTAATTGATGCTACAGAACAATATAGCACAAATAATATTTTGCCTCAACGAGTATTAAATTGGCAAGGCAGGTTAATTGAAGACAAGGATGCGTCACGCTGGATAAATTTGCAACCGAACATATCCTCCACAGAATCTTCAATGCTGAATGTTACAATTAATGAAGATTTGTCAGTCACTGGAAAAGTGACTAAACGCTTAACTAACTATTTGGCTTATTTTTATAGAAATAAATACACTAAAATGATCCAAGAAGATCGGGTTAAGTCATTAGAAAAAGATAAAGGTGATATAGAAATAAGTGGGTTGAGTGTAGAAAATGACAAAGATGCTACTCAGCCTATTATGGTTAATTACGAATATGAATTATTGGACGGAATTGATGAAATCGGAGATAAAATTTACTTTTCACCCTTATTGTTTTTAGCAACAAAGGAAAACCCATTCAAATTAGAAGAACGCCAATATCCTATTGATTTTGTTATCCCTTACTCGGAAAAAAGTTTTGTTAATATTCAATTACCAGAGGGTTATGTAGTAGAGTCGTTGCCACAATCAACAGGTTTGGAATTTTTGGATGCTAATGTAAAGTTTACGTATTTTGTTAAGCAGAACGGTAATTTTTTACAATTAAAAGCCCAATTAGATATTTTCAATCCTCTAATATTACCAGAGAATTACAAGGATTTTAAAAATTTCTTTAGTAAAATTGTAGAAAAACAAGCCGAACAAATAGTCTTAACAAAAGCCTAA
- a CDS encoding DUF3857 domain-containing protein yields MFRLKFTLLTFFVLFTTFSFSQSEDVYNSLFVPQELVDKANAVVRFEKNQVEVLGLDKIKITTKRITTVYNKKGNRHINAVLFYDNNRSINKMEALIYDAFGEEIKKVRKKDFKDVSAVSDFSIYEDDRVKYLDYIPLKYPYTVEFNAETVYTSTAFFPNWYPIDDYYVSVEHSDYEIINSAGIDLKTKKVNFENYNIKEISENHFVAEHIQGIKYEAYTPELKNIIPHYKVALKKFEMVGVEGENNTWKDFGKWMYDRLLTGTDEIPQTTKDHVKQLTAGVDDKIERAKIIYKYMQDKTRYISIQVGIGGWKPMLANDVDKLGYADCKGLTNYTKALLEAVDVPSYYTVVYGGRGLRDIDSEFSSTQGNHVILCVPNDDENIFLECTSQTNPFGFTAGFTDDRKVLLVKPEGGEIVHTKVYGADDSVQKTTANIIMDTSGSFTADVAITTTGYQYNIHEGIEKKTERDQKLHYKDYWDYINNLNIDNISISNDKDAIVYNENLQLTFANYASKSGSRLIFQPNMFNKVTQIPPRYTDRKLEFKIDRGFKDTDEFIIQLPEGLKVEAMTDSKEIKTKFGSYNFKIEPLDNNKLKYSRTYILNKGNYEKEDYKAFRNFRKQIVKYDKSKIVLTQS; encoded by the coding sequence ATGTTTCGTTTAAAATTTACGCTTCTCACATTTTTTGTGCTTTTTACAACCTTTAGTTTTTCTCAATCTGAAGATGTCTATAATTCATTATTTGTACCACAGGAATTAGTGGATAAGGCTAATGCCGTTGTTAGATTTGAAAAGAATCAAGTCGAAGTTTTAGGTCTCGATAAAATTAAAATAACCACAAAGCGAATCACCACAGTCTATAATAAAAAAGGGAATAGACATATAAATGCGGTTTTGTTCTATGACAATAACAGATCAATTAATAAGATGGAAGCGCTTATTTATGATGCCTTTGGAGAAGAAATAAAAAAAGTAAGGAAAAAAGATTTTAAGGATGTCAGTGCAGTAAGTGATTTTTCTATTTATGAAGATGATCGGGTAAAATATCTAGATTATATTCCTTTAAAATATCCATATACGGTAGAATTTAATGCTGAAACAGTCTATACGTCTACAGCATTTTTTCCAAATTGGTATCCTATTGACGATTATTATGTGAGTGTTGAGCATTCGGATTATGAGATTATTAATTCTGCAGGTATCGACTTGAAGACCAAAAAAGTAAATTTTGAAAACTATAATATCAAAGAAATTTCTGAAAACCATTTTGTTGCAGAACATATTCAAGGCATTAAATATGAAGCCTATACTCCAGAATTAAAAAACATAATCCCACACTACAAAGTTGCCTTAAAAAAGTTTGAAATGGTAGGCGTTGAAGGCGAAAATAATACCTGGAAAGATTTTGGGAAATGGATGTACGATAGATTATTAACTGGGACAGACGAAATTCCACAAACTACAAAAGATCATGTAAAACAGCTCACAGCTGGTGTTGATGACAAAATAGAACGTGCTAAAATAATCTACAAATATATGCAAGATAAGACGCGCTACATCAGTATTCAGGTCGGTATTGGCGGTTGGAAACCCATGTTGGCAAATGATGTAGATAAGTTGGGTTACGCAGATTGTAAGGGTTTAACAAACTATACAAAGGCATTGTTAGAAGCTGTGGATGTGCCTTCATATTATACCGTAGTGTATGGAGGTCGAGGGCTTAGAGATATAGATAGTGAGTTTTCTTCAACCCAAGGTAATCATGTGATATTATGTGTTCCGAATGATGATGAAAACATATTTTTGGAATGCACTAGCCAAACAAACCCCTTCGGGTTTACTGCAGGTTTTACAGACGACAGAAAAGTATTATTGGTAAAACCTGAAGGTGGAGAAATAGTCCATACAAAGGTTTATGGAGCGGATGATAGCGTTCAAAAAACAACGGCAAATATTATTATGGATACTTCAGGAAGTTTTACTGCAGATGTTGCCATTACGACCACAGGTTATCAATACAATATCCATGAAGGCATTGAAAAGAAAACCGAAAGAGACCAAAAACTGCATTATAAGGATTATTGGGATTATATCAATAATTTAAACATTGATAATATTAGCATTTCAAATGATAAGGATGCAATAGTTTATAATGAAAATCTACAGTTAACTTTTGCAAATTATGCGTCTAAAAGTGGATCAAGACTTATTTTTCAGCCTAACATGTTTAATAAGGTGACGCAAATACCACCGAGATATACAGATCGAAAATTAGAGTTTAAAATTGATCGTGGCTTTAAGGATACGGACGAGTTTATTATTCAATTACCAGAGGGTCTAAAGGTGGAAGCTATGACCGATTCTAAAGAAATCAAAACCAAGTTTGGTAGTTATAACTTCAAAATAGAACCATTAGATAACAACAAATTAAAATACTCTAGAACCTATATTCTAAATAAGGGAAATTATGAAAAAGAAGATTATAAGGCCTTTAGAAACTTCAGAAAGCAAATTGTTAAATACGATAAAAGTAAAATTGTTTTAACACAATCATAG
- a CDS encoding metal-dependent hydrolase, translated as MASLFGHGLVAYTVSKIVDSKSNKLLLFLAIGSAILPDLDVLAFKFGIPYSHPLGHRGFTHSILFAVLWSVLLALVFGKSRKLIFTIVLFIATLSHGLLDAITSGGKGVGFFIPVDNARFFFPFRPIKVSPIGVTEFFSEWGINVILSELKYIGIPCFVVLAVLVISKKMMTQQ; from the coding sequence ATGGCATCATTGTTTGGTCATGGTTTAGTGGCCTATACCGTTTCCAAAATTGTAGATTCAAAATCTAATAAACTGCTTTTATTTTTAGCCATTGGTTCTGCCATATTGCCCGATTTAGATGTGTTGGCTTTTAAATTTGGGATTCCTTATTCGCACCCTTTAGGACATAGAGGTTTTACGCATTCTATCTTGTTCGCTGTGTTGTGGAGTGTATTATTGGCTTTGGTATTCGGAAAAAGTAGAAAACTAATATTTACAATCGTCCTTTTTATAGCAACGTTATCGCATGGCCTTTTGGATGCTATAACCTCAGGAGGAAAAGGGGTTGGGTTTTTTATTCCTGTGGATAATGCTAGATTTTTCTTTCCTTTTAGACCCATAAAAGTATCACCAATTGGTGTAACAGAATTCTTTTCAGAATGGGGCATTAATGTCATTCTTAGTGAGCTTAAATATATCGGCATTCCTTGTTTCGTTGTTTTAGCGGTACTTGTTATTAGTAAAAAAATGATGACACAGCAATAG
- the dtd gene encoding D-aminoacyl-tRNA deacylase — protein sequence MKIVVQRVSEASVTIEGGKVAEIGNGLLVLLGIVDEDSQEDIDWLCNKIINLRIFADDHGVMNKSLKAIKGDVILVSQFTLHASTKKGNRPSYIKAAKPEMAIPLYEKFIETLQNVLEKPIQTGEFGADMKVSLVNDGPVTIIIDSKNRY from the coding sequence ATGAAAATAGTTGTACAAAGAGTTTCAGAAGCAAGCGTAACAATAGAAGGTGGTAAAGTTGCCGAAATTGGTAACGGACTTTTGGTGTTACTCGGTATAGTAGATGAAGACAGTCAGGAAGACATCGATTGGCTGTGCAATAAAATAATCAACCTTCGCATTTTTGCTGATGACCATGGTGTGATGAACAAATCATTGAAAGCTATTAAAGGCGATGTGATTTTGGTAAGTCAATTCACGCTTCATGCGAGTACTAAAAAAGGAAATCGGCCCAGTTATATCAAAGCAGCAAAACCAGAGATGGCTATTCCGTTGTACGAGAAATTTATAGAAACACTTCAAAATGTACTGGAAAAACCGATTCAAACCGGAGAATTTGGAGCAGATATGAAAGTGAGTTTGGTAAATGATGGGCCAGTGACCATTATCATAGATTCTAAAAATAGATACTAA
- the rsgA gene encoding ribosome small subunit-dependent GTPase A, producing the protein MTGTVYKSTGSWYTVKTFNGKFYECRIKGRFRLEGIKSTNPIAVGDIVKFQLETKNNTETGVINRIEERKNYIVRKSVNLSKQTHIIASNIDLVFLLITIDNPPTFTTFIDRFLVTAEAYSIKTVLLFNKVDTYDEETMLEVKYLASIYRAIGYECIGISATTGKNIEKVKTLMEGKVSMFAGHSGVGKSTLVNAIEPSLDLKTKAISTQHSQGQHTTTFAEMFDLSFDAKIIDTPGIKGFGVVDMEREEVGDYFPEFFALKQDCKFNNCIHLNEPKCAVKDALEADEVSYSRYKSYVQILEGEDEHYRTDHWDDAQ; encoded by the coding sequence ATGACAGGAACAGTATATAAATCTACAGGCAGCTGGTACACCGTAAAAACCTTCAACGGGAAATTCTACGAGTGCAGAATCAAAGGCCGTTTTAGATTGGAAGGTATCAAAAGTACCAATCCAATTGCGGTTGGAGATATCGTAAAGTTCCAATTGGAAACTAAAAACAATACCGAAACTGGAGTTATCAATCGCATTGAAGAACGAAAAAATTATATTGTACGTAAATCGGTAAACCTTTCTAAGCAAACGCATATCATTGCTTCGAATATCGATTTGGTCTTTTTGTTGATCACTATAGATAATCCACCCACATTTACCACGTTTATTGATCGGTTTTTAGTGACGGCAGAAGCGTATTCAATAAAAACAGTGCTGTTATTTAACAAAGTAGATACCTACGACGAAGAAACCATGTTAGAAGTTAAATATTTAGCAAGTATATATCGCGCCATTGGTTACGAATGTATTGGTATTTCTGCGACTACAGGAAAAAACATTGAAAAAGTAAAAACGTTGATGGAGGGCAAAGTAAGTATGTTCGCTGGTCATTCTGGTGTCGGTAAATCGACTTTGGTCAATGCTATCGAACCTTCTCTTGATTTAAAAACAAAAGCTATTTCTACCCAACATAGTCAAGGGCAGCACACCACGACATTTGCAGAGATGTTCGATTTAAGTTTCGATGCTAAAATTATAGATACACCAGGCATCAAAGGTTTTGGAGTTGTGGATATGGAACGGGAAGAGGTTGGCGATTATTTCCCTGAGTTTTTTGCACTAAAACAAGATTGTAAGTTTAACAATTGTATTCACCTTAACGAACCAAAATGTGCTGTGAAGGATGCTTTGGAAGCTGATGAGGTGTCCTATTCAAGATATAAAAGCTATGTCCAAATTTTAGAAGGCGAGGATGAGCATTATAGAACTGATCATTGGGATGATGCTCAGTAA
- a CDS encoding ATP-dependent 6-phosphofructokinase, whose protein sequence is MQQNTNFKITNLGKATKTSPIHLSKTKGDNIFNFIEDSERILADVKMKNLEAALEGKIQPDSYERSGPREKVFFDGAKTTAAIVTCGGLCPGINNVIRSLVMALHYFYKVKRVVGIPYGYEGLNPEVGHEFMELTPDKVKNIHEFGGTILGSSRGQQDVSVMVDTLMENNIDILFTIGGDGTLKGANAIGTEIIKRGLKISVAGIPKTIDNDVDLIDKSFGFETSFDVACPIVRDAHNEANGAFNGMAIVKLMGRDSGFIAASTALSMPVVNFVLVPEMDFQLEGKNGFLENLKIRLQQKKHAVIVVAEGAGQHLFQNKTEEVKDASGNIQHKDIGLLLQQRIKEYFNKTDMKTTIKYIDPSYIIRSAPANANDSLYCNRLAYHAVHGAMAGKTNFVVGSVNNRFVYLPITDVTKKRKKIDMEGEFWFGVLQSTGQPFSMK, encoded by the coding sequence ATGCAACAAAACACAAATTTTAAAATCACCAATTTAGGGAAAGCAACTAAAACTTCCCCAATACATCTAAGTAAGACAAAAGGTGATAATATTTTTAATTTTATTGAAGATAGTGAGCGGATTTTAGCGGATGTTAAAATGAAAAATCTTGAGGCAGCATTGGAAGGCAAAATACAACCTGATTCTTATGAGCGCTCAGGACCTCGTGAAAAGGTTTTTTTTGATGGCGCAAAGACTACGGCTGCTATTGTAACCTGTGGCGGACTTTGTCCAGGTATAAATAACGTTATTCGAAGTTTGGTAATGGCCTTACATTATTTTTATAAAGTAAAACGAGTTGTCGGAATTCCATATGGTTATGAAGGTTTAAATCCTGAAGTTGGTCATGAATTTATGGAACTTACTCCGGATAAGGTAAAAAATATCCATGAGTTTGGAGGCACTATTTTGGGGTCTTCAAGAGGTCAACAAGACGTTTCTGTAATGGTAGACACCCTTATGGAAAATAATATTGATATTTTATTTACCATTGGCGGTGATGGTACACTAAAAGGTGCAAACGCAATTGGAACTGAAATTATAAAGAGAGGCTTAAAAATCTCAGTGGCCGGGATTCCAAAAACGATAGATAATGATGTCGATTTGATTGATAAATCCTTTGGTTTCGAAACGTCCTTCGACGTTGCTTGTCCAATAGTTAGAGATGCCCATAACGAAGCAAACGGCGCATTCAACGGTATGGCAATTGTAAAATTAATGGGAAGGGATAGTGGTTTTATTGCAGCTTCTACAGCACTTTCGATGCCAGTCGTGAATTTTGTATTAGTACCAGAAATGGATTTTCAATTAGAAGGTAAAAACGGATTTTTAGAAAATTTAAAAATTAGGCTACAACAGAAAAAGCATGCCGTTATTGTAGTTGCAGAAGGTGCAGGACAACATTTATTCCAAAATAAAACTGAAGAAGTAAAAGATGCTTCTGGAAATATTCAGCATAAGGATATTGGTTTATTACTTCAGCAGCGTATTAAAGAATATTTTAATAAAACTGATATGAAGACCACTATTAAATACATAGATCCAAGCTATATAATTAGAAGTGCTCCAGCAAACGCTAACGATAGTTTGTATTGTAACCGTTTGGCTTATCATGCCGTTCATGGCGCCATGGCTGGAAAAACGAATTTTGTTGTAGGAAGCGTTAATAATAGATTTGTATATCTGCCAATTACAGATGTAACCAAAAAGCGGAAAAAGATAGATATGGAAGGAGAATTCTGGTTTGGAGTTTTACAGAGTACTGGTCAACCTTTTTCCATGAAGTAG